A region from the Vulpes lagopus strain Blue_001 chromosome 5, ASM1834538v1, whole genome shotgun sequence genome encodes:
- the FOXRED2 gene encoding FAD-dependent oxidoreductase domain-containing protein 2 isoform X2 — MRLAAAARLWGPPGLLLTFALHPALCLRPARTAAPPHRDYCVLGAGPAGLQMAYFLQRAGRDYAVFERAPRPGSFFARYPRHRRLISINKRHTGKANAEFNLRHDWNSLLSHDPQLLFRHYSRAYFPDAGDMVRYLGDFADRLRLRVLYNTTIAHVTLDKDRQAWNGHYFILTDQTGQAHRCSVLLVATGLWVPNQVDFPGSEHVEGYESVSVDPKDFEGQNVLILGRGNSAFETAENILGVTNFIHMLSRSRVRLSWATHYVGDLRAINNGLLDTYQLKSLDGLLESDLTDLAVVKDHEGKFRITLKFFLEESNQSADAITLPQDDNDNFAMRVAYDRVIRCLGWKFDFSIFNKSLRLSSSGEFSKKYPLVKASYESKGSRGLFVLGTASHSVDYRKSAGGFIHGFRYTVRAVHRLLEHRHHRVPWPSTEHPISQLTNSIVRRVNEASGLYQMFSVLADVILLKENATAFEYLEEFPMQMLAQLETITGRKAQHGLFVINMEYGRNFSGPDKDVFFYDRSVGHTEDAWQSNFLHPVIYYYRHLPTEQEVRFRPADWALPRPTAIHHIVEDFLTDWTAPVGHILPLRRFLENCLDTDLRSFYAEAMKVGAAPLIITGLAAVTRQK, encoded by the exons ATGCGCCTCGCGGCCGCGGCCCGGCTGTGGGGCCCGCCGGGGCTGCTCCTGACCTTCGCCCTGCACCCGGCGCTGTGCCTGCGGCCGGCCCGGACCGCGGCGCCCCCGCACCGGGACTACTGCGTGCTGGGCGCCGGGCCCGCGGGGCTGCAGATGGCCTACTTCTTGCAGCGGGCCGGGAGGGACTACGCCGTGTTCGAGCGCGCCCCGCGGCCCGGCAGCTTCTTCGCGCGCTACCCGCGCCACCGCAGGCTCATCAGCATCAACAAGCGGCACACGGGCAAGGCCAACGCCGAGTTCAACCTGCGCCACGACTGGAACTCTCTGCTCAGCCACGACCCGCAGCTGCTCTTCAGACACTACTCCCGCGCCTACTTCCCCGACGCGGGCGACATGGTGCGCTACCTGGGCGACTTCGCAGACCGGCTGCGGCTGCGCGTGCTCTACAACACCACCATTGCCCACGTCACTCTGGACAAGGACCGGCAGGCCTGGAATGGCCACTACTTCATCCTGACCGACCAGACGGGCCAGGCACACCGGTGCAG TGTGCTTCTGGTAGCCACTGGTTTGTGGGTCCCCAACCAGGTTGACTTTCCTGGCTCTGAACATGTGGAGGGTTATGAGTCTGTGTCCGTGGACCCCAAGGACTTCGAGGGTCAAAATGTGCTGATCCTGGGGCGTGGGAACTCTGCCTTTGAGACGGCAGAGAACATCTTGGGTGTCACCAACTTCATCCACATGCTGAGCCGCTCCCGGGTCCGGCTATCCTGGGCCACCCACTACGTTGGAGACCTCAG GGCCATCAACAATGGCCTGCTGGACACTTACCAGCTGAAGTCCTTGGATGGGTTGCTTGAGTCCGACCTGACGGATCTGGCCGTCGTAAAGGACCACGAGGGCAAGTTCCGCATCACCCTGAAGTTCTTCCTGGAGGAAAGCAACCAGAGTGCCGATGCCATCACCCTCCCCCAGGATGACAACGACAACTTTGCCATGCGTGTGGCTTATGACCGGGTCATCCGCTGCCTGGGCTGGAAGTTCGACTTCTCCATTTTCAACAA GTCCCTCAGATTGTCCTCCAGTGGTGAGTTCAGCAAGAAGTACCCACTAGTCAAAGCTAGCTATGAATCCAAAGGAAGCCGGGGTCTTTTTGTCCTGGGCACCGCCAGCCACTCTGTGGATTACCGGAAATCTGCCGGGGGCTTCATCCATGGATTCCGATACACAG TGCGTGCTGTTCACCGCCTGCTGGAGCACCGCCACCACCGCGTCCCCTGGCCTTCCACCGAGCACCCCATCTCACAGCTGACCAACTCCATCGTCCGGCGCGTGAACGAGGCTTCTGGGCTCTACCAGATGTTCAGCGTGCTGGCCGACGTCATCCTTTTGAAGGA GAACGCCACAGCCTTTGAGTACCTGGAGGAGTTTCCCATGCAGATGCTGGCACAGCTGGAGACCATCACAGGAAGGAAGGCCCAGCACGGGCTCTTCGTCATCAACATGGAGTACGGCAGAAACTTCTCTGGGCCCGACAAGGACGTCTTCTTTTATGACCGGTCTGTGGGGCACACAGAAGACGCCTGGCAGTCTAACTTCCTCCATCCCGTCATCTACTACTACCGGCACCTCCCCACCG agcaggaggTGAGGTTCCGCCCTGCTGACTGGGCCCTGCCTCGGCCCACGGCCATCCACCACATTGTGGAAGATTTCCTGACCGACTGGACCGCCCCAGTGGGGCACATCCTTCCTTTGAGGCGCTTCCTGGAGAACTGTCTGGACACTGATTTGCGAAGCTTCTATGCAG AAGCCATGAAGGTGGGGGCAGCCCCACTTATCATCACAGGCCTGGCTGCTGTCACCAGACAGAAATAG
- the FOXRED2 gene encoding FAD-dependent oxidoreductase domain-containing protein 2 isoform X1, with the protein MRLAAAARLWGPPGLLLTFALHPALCLRPARTAAPPHRDYCVLGAGPAGLQMAYFLQRAGRDYAVFERAPRPGSFFARYPRHRRLISINKRHTGKANAEFNLRHDWNSLLSHDPQLLFRHYSRAYFPDAGDMVRYLGDFADRLRLRVLYNTTIAHVTLDKDRQAWNGHYFILTDQTGQAHRCSVLLVATGLWVPNQVDFPGSEHVEGYESVSVDPKDFEGQNVLILGRGNSAFETAENILGVTNFIHMLSRSRVRLSWATHYVGDLRAINNGLLDTYQLKSLDGLLESDLTDLAVVKDHEGKFRITLKFFLEESNQSADAITLPQDDNDNFAMRVAYDRVIRCLGWKFDFSIFNKSLRLSSSGEFSKKYPLVKASYESKGSRGLFVLGTASHSVDYRKSAGGFIHGFRYTVRAVHRLLEHRHHRVPWPSTEHPISQLTNSIVRRVNEASGLYQMFSVLADVILLKENATAFEYLEEFPMQMLAQLETITGRKAQHGLFVINMEYGRNFSGPDKDVFFYDRSVGHTEDAWQSNFLHPVIYYYRHLPTEQEVRFRPADWALPRPTAIHHIVEDFLTDWTAPVGHILPLRRFLENCLDTDLRSFYAESCFLFALTHQKLPPFCQQGYLRMQGLMGTESLRRHGIESGLLRDYATVGRPREDGGQRPVEAMKVGAAPLIITGLAAVTRQK; encoded by the exons ATGCGCCTCGCGGCCGCGGCCCGGCTGTGGGGCCCGCCGGGGCTGCTCCTGACCTTCGCCCTGCACCCGGCGCTGTGCCTGCGGCCGGCCCGGACCGCGGCGCCCCCGCACCGGGACTACTGCGTGCTGGGCGCCGGGCCCGCGGGGCTGCAGATGGCCTACTTCTTGCAGCGGGCCGGGAGGGACTACGCCGTGTTCGAGCGCGCCCCGCGGCCCGGCAGCTTCTTCGCGCGCTACCCGCGCCACCGCAGGCTCATCAGCATCAACAAGCGGCACACGGGCAAGGCCAACGCCGAGTTCAACCTGCGCCACGACTGGAACTCTCTGCTCAGCCACGACCCGCAGCTGCTCTTCAGACACTACTCCCGCGCCTACTTCCCCGACGCGGGCGACATGGTGCGCTACCTGGGCGACTTCGCAGACCGGCTGCGGCTGCGCGTGCTCTACAACACCACCATTGCCCACGTCACTCTGGACAAGGACCGGCAGGCCTGGAATGGCCACTACTTCATCCTGACCGACCAGACGGGCCAGGCACACCGGTGCAG TGTGCTTCTGGTAGCCACTGGTTTGTGGGTCCCCAACCAGGTTGACTTTCCTGGCTCTGAACATGTGGAGGGTTATGAGTCTGTGTCCGTGGACCCCAAGGACTTCGAGGGTCAAAATGTGCTGATCCTGGGGCGTGGGAACTCTGCCTTTGAGACGGCAGAGAACATCTTGGGTGTCACCAACTTCATCCACATGCTGAGCCGCTCCCGGGTCCGGCTATCCTGGGCCACCCACTACGTTGGAGACCTCAG GGCCATCAACAATGGCCTGCTGGACACTTACCAGCTGAAGTCCTTGGATGGGTTGCTTGAGTCCGACCTGACGGATCTGGCCGTCGTAAAGGACCACGAGGGCAAGTTCCGCATCACCCTGAAGTTCTTCCTGGAGGAAAGCAACCAGAGTGCCGATGCCATCACCCTCCCCCAGGATGACAACGACAACTTTGCCATGCGTGTGGCTTATGACCGGGTCATCCGCTGCCTGGGCTGGAAGTTCGACTTCTCCATTTTCAACAA GTCCCTCAGATTGTCCTCCAGTGGTGAGTTCAGCAAGAAGTACCCACTAGTCAAAGCTAGCTATGAATCCAAAGGAAGCCGGGGTCTTTTTGTCCTGGGCACCGCCAGCCACTCTGTGGATTACCGGAAATCTGCCGGGGGCTTCATCCATGGATTCCGATACACAG TGCGTGCTGTTCACCGCCTGCTGGAGCACCGCCACCACCGCGTCCCCTGGCCTTCCACCGAGCACCCCATCTCACAGCTGACCAACTCCATCGTCCGGCGCGTGAACGAGGCTTCTGGGCTCTACCAGATGTTCAGCGTGCTGGCCGACGTCATCCTTTTGAAGGA GAACGCCACAGCCTTTGAGTACCTGGAGGAGTTTCCCATGCAGATGCTGGCACAGCTGGAGACCATCACAGGAAGGAAGGCCCAGCACGGGCTCTTCGTCATCAACATGGAGTACGGCAGAAACTTCTCTGGGCCCGACAAGGACGTCTTCTTTTATGACCGGTCTGTGGGGCACACAGAAGACGCCTGGCAGTCTAACTTCCTCCATCCCGTCATCTACTACTACCGGCACCTCCCCACCG agcaggaggTGAGGTTCCGCCCTGCTGACTGGGCCCTGCCTCGGCCCACGGCCATCCACCACATTGTGGAAGATTTCCTGACCGACTGGACCGCCCCAGTGGGGCACATCCTTCCTTTGAGGCGCTTCCTGGAGAACTGTCTGGACACTGATTTGCGAAGCTTCTATGCAG AATCCTGCTTCCTGTTTGCCCTAACACACCAGAAGCTGCCACCCTTCTGCCAGCAAGGGTACCTGAGAATGCAGGGGCTCATGGGTACCGAGAGCCTCCGGCGGCACGGAATAGAGAGCGGGCTCCTGCGGGACTATGCCACCGTGGGCAGGCCCCGGGAGGATGGGGGCCAGCGGCCAGTGG AAGCCATGAAGGTGGGGGCAGCCCCACTTATCATCACAGGCCTGGCTGCTGTCACCAGACAGAAATAG